The stretch of DNA TCAAATAAGTTTTCATCTCAATAATAAGTTTCCTGTTCAATTAGAGCTACTCCCTCTGGCCCCAGTTTGTTGTCGTGGCCCATTCACATATGTCCTTTTACAAAAAAAAAGCTCTGCTATTCAAAACTTTCGAAAATCCCCTCAGATTCAAAACACGATCGGATCGATCGATCGTTTCGCTGTCCTTCTTCCTCCCGTGACTCCATCCTCCGTCCAGCAGCTCGCCCCATTAGCGGCAGGGGGTTCCCCCAGTAGCTCGCCCCACGCAGTAGGCTGCTGCTCCCCTCCGCTCGGGAGTATATTTTTTTAATGTCAATAGGTTCACCATAAAGTATATTTCCTTAATGTGTCCATTCAATATTATAGATTTAAATATTTTTTCCTAAATATCTGGTCAAAGTTAGTAAGATTTGACTTTTGACTAATTTTTAGGCGCCTTAAattttgggacaaagggagtagtaaATAATTCTCAATGCAGTTGAGTTGTGTAGCTGTAAATACATTAGTTTTTGTCGTTGATGTACAAAGTAACTTTCCTATGCAGTTGAATCTGATTTAGGACCAAGTTTACGTGAAATATGTGCCGCTAATAGGTCAGATGAAAAGCAGGTATCGTTTAATGTTGTCAAGTGGTATTCACCCTTTTCATGATTTTTATTAGTTTTGTATTGGTTCTATGGTGCTGTAACTTCTTATTACTTTTACATGAACAGAAAATTAAAGCAGTTCTTGAAAATGTCAGATCTTCAATGTGTCCAGACCACTCTGATTGGTTTGGAAACAGTAGTCTTGATGCTCAGTCTCGAAACACTGATAAATCACTTGTCACTTACTTTTTGGAAGCACATCCTACAGACTATGCAACTAAGAAATTGCAGGTTAGTAGTTTCTATTTGTTCTATTCCAAGAATAAGTCTTTTTACAATTGCTGTAGATAACAGGCATACTTACATGGCAGATGTTTTATAACTGCAAATGCCAGCTTCCAATAACTAGAACATGATAATTTATTTCTTCTGCACTGTTACAGGAGATGTTTCGTTTGATGAAGCAGAGACATTTCCCTGCAGCGTTCAAATGTTACTTGAATTACCAAAATGTTGATTCTCTTTCATACAAGATGGTTATCCATGTGCGCAATGATTCTATTTGTAAACATTATCAGCAAGAGATGAGGTACGATTGTAAAGTCAATCTCGCATAGCTTAATTCATAGCAGTACCTTTTTTGATTTATTATTTGCTATTAGATTTAATCGGTCATGTATATTTTTAGGAAAAATCAAGGGTTATGGCCACTGTACAGGGGTAAGATGGacgatacaacaacaacaacaacaacaacaacaacaacaaagcctttagtcccaaacaagttggggtaggctagaggtgaaacccataagatctcgcaaccaactcatggctctggcacatggatagcaagtttccacgcacccctgtccatagctagctctttggtgatactccaatctttcaggtctctcttaacggactcctcaggGGTAAGATGGACGATGTGACTCAAAATTCTTTTCAATAAAATAAGTCAGCGTGACTTTTGACGGACGTAATGTTTCATGGTTAGGTTTCTTCATTCATATAAACCTGTGCAAGGCGAACAATAAGAAGGGCGCTGAACTTTCCGAAGACAGTAACACTTCACTGGAAATTATTGATGGTGCCGTGGATTCAAGTTCGTCAGCTCAGGATGGTCTGGCTGGTGAGGATTCAAGTTTGATGCTCAAACTAAAATTCCTGAAATATAAGGTACTTCATTGTCATTGTTTGCAGCTTCTTTTAGAGCTTAGGTGTTCGTTGGTCACTTCTTGATGTATGAGTACAATGCTGTTTACTCTGGATTGCTTGCTTTCATTTTAACATCCGATGCACATGTAAAATAAGTATGACACTGTCATTATAATGCTTATATGCTTGGCATATCTATGTGGACTTCTTTTCTTTAGAAGCTTTTTTATTCTTGCACGCTGGAGAGGACTGCAATCACAAAAGTTTGAACTGGTGGATATGTATCTGTATCTTCTAACAATTCTCTTACATGGCTACCTGACAGATCAGGACCTTTTTAATTCGGGATGGCCTCTCCACCCTTTTCAATGATGGCCCATCTAAATATCGAGTTTATTACCTGAAGTATGTCATGCATTCAAATCTCAAATTTTCGTTCTCACCTTTCCACAGTTCCTTCTGCGGTTGGCTGAAACAGATGAGCATTGTAGTTACTAGTCTTGATTTAGTTTTATTCTGCCCATAATTGTTGTAACGCCAGAAACATAGCTAATGCATCCTTTGGACATCTACTTAGTTGATATGCATATTAGTAGGAAATGTTAATACCTGTAAGCGAGGCCGCTACCATGTTGGGGTCCCCTTCTATGCTATTCAAGAATTTGTCTTCATCAAATGATGATTTGATGCTTGAAGGTTTCAGCCATGTGAAATATTTGAGCTTAGTTGTCGATTGTGACTACATTAAGTTTTGGTTGGTGCTGTTGTATTAAATACAAACAGTGTTACCTCTGATATCAGTGGTCCTGAATGTGTTAATAGGCACATGGGGAATTGGGGAACATCAGCACGTAAACAGAAAGAGCTTTGCAAACTGTTGGATCAATGGTATATTACTAACTTCTTTCTCTTCATAGGAGGAATTGTTTTAAGTGTTGTGTTGCCAAACTACAGAtgttaattttattttttatttggtttgCTAAAACAGGGCTGTCCACATTACATTAAAGTGTGGCAATAAGCCACTCTCGTCCTCAGCGTATCTTGATGAGGCAGAGCCTTTCCTTGAACAATATGCTGACCAGGATCTGGTAGGGGCGAAGCAGAAAATTTGAGAGATGGAGAGGATGATCTTCAGCCAGAACGTGGGACAGCACCTTGTAGTCCTACAACGTCCCTCGACGTTGTTTCCAAAACTGAGGGCCTCGTTGTCTTCTTTCCTGGTAAATCCTATTTTCTTTTAACAGATTCTAAGGTTTATGTTTcataagcattcttcatcttgagtTGTTTCAAATCATTGGAATAACTGGTTTTTAATATTCTCAAGATTAAAGAACTTGATAATCATTTGTACCGCCCTTGCCCGGCAGTGTCTAAACTATCGACCTAACTATGCTGTATTTTTTGCTGTTTGTGTGAGGTTGGGGGAAGATTATACTGCTTCAGATGATAGACCATTCGATTCATTTGGATTTTCCCAATAGCTATAGATCATTGTACAGATAGAATGTTGATCATGAGCTCAGAACTTGCAAGTAGGGTCTAGGTGGCCATTGTTTAATGCACCTATTTGATGCCTAAATTAATCCAGGTCTCGCAGAAaaaaaccctgaaaataaaagAAGATAACTTGTCTAACACTTTTTTGGTGGGCGTCGAATCTGACGTTCAGCCAGAAACTGAGGTGCCACACCAAGCTAGTGGACAGTCCACACTTAAGCTATATTTTTTTCTTGAAAAACGCAAAGATTGCTTCTCGATGGGTTGAATAAATAGAAAGAAATATTTTGAAGCCTAAAAATGATGGTTACGACGCAACACCAAGCTAGTGGACAGCCCAAGTACAGGGGAGACACTCTGTAGCTCCTGCGTGACCCCACGCAATAGCTTCATCCTTGATTTGCTCAAGTAGGCGGTTGAGGCTTGGCTGCTCACAGTTAAAGGTGCAGCCGTTCCTGTGATTCCGCATCATCAAGGGATGATCACAATGGATGCCAGGCCCTTCCTCAGAGGCTTAGAAGTAGCTGCGGGCATAAAGCCACCAATGATTGGTAGAGTAAGCGAAGAAGTCTTCACCAGGTGCCTAAGGGCGGCAGGTTGCTCGCACCCTGGATAGGACCTCAAACCAGGTCTGCTGCACCTTGGGACAGTCAACCAGTAGGTGGGGCGTAGTTTCCAAGCAGAGGAAGCAAACAGGCGCATGTCGCTACCTTCGATTCTGTCCACGCTGGTCAGTCCAGCATCCATCAAGACTGGCAAGCCATATGAAGAACTTGACTTACTTTGGCACCCCCCAGTCTTGCAGATGAGTTTCTAAAGGGAAGTAGTCCCGCGGTAGGGTCGCAACGGCACATCCCTGCCGGACCAGGGTTCGAATCATATTGGGAGAGAATTTTTGGTATCTCACCCGGGTGGGCTCTCCCTTAAACAAAAATATCCTGGGTGCTCGTGCCCATGGATCTCATTTTTACCAACATAGGTCTAGAGACCATCATTTTCAGGTAACTTTAGGCTTAATTAATTATATgtcctaaatttgttggttctggaTTTTTCTTACCCTGCGTGAGCATTCATAATATTTGTGAACCTATTAAGTGTATCTTGGCCTTCTCTCAATTCTCAAACATTAGCTTATCAAGCTTACAGCTTATAAACCTGATTGTCAGGACCCAGTTGCATCTCTGAAGAATTGCCCTGCCAAACAGACACTTTCAGTTAAGTTTGAATGAGGAAGATCGCGTGCGAAGCAAGGGTGGCCCTCTACTCGTGATCCAACGGCCCGCCTTCATCCGTACCGCTTCGATGTGTTAAGTTGAAGCCGATGCCATTGATTCACGATCGGACTGTGCACAAGCTCATGCGCGTCGCTGTTCCTTTTCCGACAAGGCTCCAAAGAGATCAATACTCTTTTACTTTTCATTTTCACTTTCTTACCAATTTGTAAGGCTATAAAGCCCACTCTCCTGGTCGGAGGAGACCATCGAACCAtttctagggtttccccctttccgCCGCCAGTGTTCCTGGCCGGCTTTGTACCCATTGTAGCTCTTGCAAGAACTCGAAGCATTCCTCTGAATTTGCTAATAAAACTGCTAGTTGAGCTGCAATTCTGAAGATCTTGTCTGTCAGCACCACTCGGGTCTGACAATGATAAACTAGAGAATTAAGTCATGCAAGCAGCTTCTCAACGGATGGTTGCTTAAGCAATATTAACTGTAAGCCTCAGACCAACTGGCACCTTGGGTTGCTTGACTTGAACCTGTAAACCCTGTGAGCCTAAGCGTATACCAGACAGATCAGGTTCTAAGATCATTGTCAATATACCGCAATTGTCTAGCTAGTAAATATCCTTTGTCAGTATTATGATTTTCTGATTGCCATTATGTTCTCTTGGTCCTCATTATATTGTTTTGCTCACCGTCATGTTTATTCTTCTTTCAGGTATACCTGGTTGTGCAAAGTCTGCTCTATGTAAGGAAATATTGGAAATGCCTGGTGGCCTTGGTGATAATCGCCCTCTTCATTGTTTGACAGGAGATCTTATTGGAGGTACGGAACATTTGGCAGTATTCTTTGGTTGCTATGTTCATAGGACCAAAACATGGGTTCGGTGGAGGCGGTCCACTTGTTCTTAGATTTTCTGATGCAAATAGAATACAAATTTACATGTGCTTATGAGAATGATGAATACAAATTTGATTATTCTGGCAGCATGTAGCAATACTTCCCAACTTTGAATGTTTGATATTCCTTGTTCAACAATAAGAACTGGCAAAATTTGCTTTTCCTGATGTAGCTTATTTTCGAGAATTGCGCTAGTGACAAAAGACTTTCTGTCGCTAGTGTGCTTTCTAAATTTGGTAATTATGTATTATGAATATTATCCGTAAGCGCATAGGTTATTTTTGGTACTCTGATTTGGTTGCAAGAACCTAATTTGGAAGTCATCATTAGTGGACAACAGAACACATTTTTTATAATTACGGGGACAAACAAGCTTTCACTCACTCACTCACATGTTAGAGACACTGGACCATTAGGCTATGTAACAGGTGAGGTAGGGGTTTCTTCCTGCTAAAAATGGATCCGAAGTTTGCAGGGACAAAATAGGACCACATTTCTACTCAATAGGAGGCTGCTGTACTGATAAATTATAGTCGATATCCTGCTGTAGATGCAGTTTCTTGAAAACTAAGGGAATATGATTTTATAGTACTTTTAGCAGTATATATTTATAGCATCAGTTCTATTGGTACTTTGGTAGAGTACTGCATAAATATATACCTGTATGCCTGTTATTCAATTTTGTTTGCTATTTTAGGTGCTATATTTCAGCCAAACTGATTAATTGTATAGAGTTACTCTTCTAGAGTGAGGCTGTTTTGACCTTTTTATAAACTGTTTGCCCTTGCAGGAAGATACTGGCATAAGGTTGCTGATAAGCGAAAAGAGGAACCATTTAGAATAACCCTCGCCGATAAAAACGCACGAAATGAGAAAGTGTGGCGGCAGGCAAGATTACTTTCAAATTAGATAGAGTATACCTATCAATGTTATTTCTTTCACATGCTACAGTTTAGAAAGAACGGAACTGATGGTCTATTTATTCTAGATTGAGGATATATGCCGGACCACAAAAGCAGCTGCTGCTCCTGTTATTCCTGATTCTGAAGGTAACGTATGCTTCATTATAttttgctctatttttcttttgCCACTttatgaagaactcaagaggaaagcAATTATTTGGAGATTATTTACTAAGTCAATACAAAACCCCTTGCTTGGAGATTATTTAGATTCTAGAATGTTATTCCCATCTTCACTGTCTATCTGTATTTATGAAGTGCTTATATTCTTGGATAGGATCACTGAGTTGCTTTGTAATTTTTCTTCAAACTGCAGGCACCGATACAAATCCATTTTCTTTGGAAGCTCTTGCTGTTTTCATGTTTCGTGTGCTCCAACGGGTCAATCATGATGTACACAATATTTACGCTTTACACAAGCTTGTAGATAGTGACTGCTGTATATATTTTAAATAGTCTAACATGTTATGACTACGTATAAAGGGACATCTGGACGTGGCATTATGGAATGCTGGTTATGTTTTGATGAGATCGCGTTGTGGAAAAATTTGTTGGTAAAAAACATGTATCTACTGAACTCTTACTTGGCTTTTGTTCCAGATCTCCATTGCCTGGTGATGTTAAAACTATCTTAGATGAGGTGCTTAGCTTATTCATTCATGGAAGGTANNNNNNNNNNNNNNNNNNNNNNNNNNNNNNNNNNNNNNNNNNNNNNNNNNNNNNNNNNNNNNNNNNNNNNNNNNNNNNNNNNNNNNNNNNNNNNNNNNNNNNNNNNNNNNNNNNNNNNNNNNNNNNNNNNNNNNNNNNNNNNNNNNNNNNNNNNNNNNNNNNNNNNNNNNNNNNNNNNNNNNNNNNNNNNNNNNNNNNNNNNNNNNNNNNNNNNNNNNNNNNNNNNNNNNNNNNNNNNNNNNNNNNNNNNNNNNNNNNNNNNNNNNNNNNNNNNNNNNNNNNNNNNNNNNNNNNNTTAATGATGTGTTATCTGATAATGTTCACCAAAAAAGTAAGTACCACGAATAGTCAAAATCATGATATACTGGCTGATTTGACTAATAATGTCGAAACAGAGCGGAGCTATTAGAAGGTTGGGCACAGTCACAGTGGGAGAAGAGGTTGCGTGAGATCTTGTTCGGGAATGCTGATTATCTTAAATCCATTCAGGTAAACATATCACATCTATTATTTGTTGAAAATATGTATCCTTAACTCTTGGTCGATTGAGAAAATTTAACGTGTGGACAATTAGAACAATAAAGTATCAAATAGTCAGTAAGGATAGGTGGTTGTGGTTTTGCACTACCCCATGTCGTTTTGTCACAAACTAATAATAAAAGAGAAATTTCTAAGCTTAGCTCAAGACAAAGAAGTTTGTGGTAGATGAGCCTTCCAAACTCACTTTACCCTGTTGCCACTGTTTAACTTTATGAACTGGCGTGCTATGTTTATTTAAGCCAAAGTAGGCAATGTAGTGCAGAAGGCTTACAAGAGAAGACACACAAACCCTTAACTTAGTGTGaaatatatacaatataagtataTACCTACCTTTTTTCGCACATCATTAATTGAATTACCTCTTCACTTTGGGGGTCCTACGTTGACACATTTCGCTACCAACCTCATCCATTGGGGTAATACCCTCATTACTCTCTTTACAGTCACAATTTTGAAATGGGACCCACTCTTAATCTTAACACTTATCTTTGATTTGGCAATAGCAGTAGAGATGACTTTACATTGCTATGTGATGTACTTTAATCAGGGAGTTATTGGCTAGCATGCACTGCCTACTAAAAGTCTGAAACCATAAAAGGCTTTGAGTTACAATTTCGGTGCACATTAAGATGATGCTTTTGTTCCATGAGGACAAAAGTATTTGATTTTTTATGTTATAATGTTTATTTTGTTTAGGTTCCCTTTGAGGTTGCTGTGAAAGAAGTAGTGGAACAGTTAAAGGCTGTGGCAAAAGGTGATACCAAAACACCTGATACTGCGAAGCGGAGGTTCGGCAATATCATTTTCGCTGCTGTGACATTATCCCAGGCAGATatattgggccttgtccatcagtaagaattgtatgctaagtttagtctCCAAAGCAAGATTCTTTGCACAGCTCATGTGATCCTTAGGCATAGACTTGTTCTATGTGACCGCTGCTTCTAGGTTATTTCATTATATGAAGTGTTGCTGTAACTTTAATCACATCGTGCATATTGCACAACTGAGCAGGTTGCGGAGAACGACACTGATGTCAACAATTTTCTTAACGGCATAAAATTAGAGGATAACCTGATGAACGTGCATGTCACCCTCGCCCACAAAAGAGCCCATGGTGTAGCTGCAGTTGCAAGTTACAGCGTCTACCtgaaccagaaagtccccgtatcgttTAATGCATTCTTCTACAACGACAAGATGGCTGCGCTCGGAGCACATCTTGGAATGGTAAATGGTGAGGCTATTGTCTCTAAAAATGATTTTCCACATTGTACTCTATGGACAGTCGGAGGTGTTGCACCAAAGGAAGCAAACACACTGCCACAGTTGGTTTCCGAAGGAGAAGCAAAGCGGGTGTTGATCGACTCTCCTATCACCATCTCTGGAGTAGTAAACTTTTATTGATTCGTCATCTTGTTTAGATTAGATTGATGCATAAATAACGATAAGAGCATTGTAAATGTTAGTTTAAACTTCATAAAGCTTCGCCCTTGTTCTAATAATGGAGCAATTGATGCCTCCGTGTGTTGTCCCCGAATTTCTTACTGGACCAGTTTCAACTGTTCCCAAATTCCACTTTTGATGGCTTCACACGAAGCAGTACAGCCGTGTAGTGGTGGAGCGAGGATGAAGACTATCCAGTATCCACACATTACCGTACCAGTTTGTAAaattagtactccctcggttccgaaatataagtctttttagatattccaatgAAAGACTAAATACATATcataatgagtgaatctacactctataatatgtctatatacatccgtatgtagtttataatgaaatctctaaaaaacttatactccctccgtcccataattctcgtcttagatttgtctagatatggatgtatctaacattAAAATgttactagatacatccgtatctaaagaaatctaagacaagaattttgggactgagggagtatttaggaacagagggagtaccattTAGCTTGTTTTTCTAGGATTGACCTCAAAGCAACTGAAGTGCAGCGTTAGATGCGACTGATCTACAACCGAAAATGCACAAAAAACTGTATATTTTTCATAAATTAGCGagcatatttaatactccctccgtcctgtccTATAGAACATGTCTGAGGTTTGTCAAAATTTTGATGTATCTAGATGCTAGTATTTAGTGTCTAGATATATCCGAATTTTCATGGAACGGAGGAAATACTTGTGCTCCAAGTAGAGTTAACGCCACTAGGATTGAGTGAAGAGTTTCCCAATAACTAAAATTTTCGCTCCAAATACACAAAAATCCCCAATCTTGACTCACACCAAAATCCCCAAATCGGCCGTCTGACCTTAGCCTCCTCCTCAAGCACCCTCGCCCGCCGCCGCCTGCCCTCCGCGGCTGCCGGCCTCCCAGAGTAGGCCTACAGGAGCCTCAGAGCAGTGCCACGTCTTCGTCCTCTCCCCCCAAGAGCACCGAATACAGCCTCTTCCCCGAGCAGATGCCTCTTCCACGTTCTTTCACACGAGCAGTGCGGCGTCGACTACATCGCGGTCTCCTCTACTTCCTCACCCCACCTCGTCAGATTTCTCTTCGTCTTATGAGTTTTATTAGTctcaggtatgtgttttgtgatgtGTGATCTGTGGACAGAACAAGAGGCATAGTTTTTGAAAATTTCTTGAATCATTTGATAGAAACTACTTTAAAAGAGAGTTTAAAGAAATAAGGTTAAGAGGGTAGACTCAAAAATGAACGATGTTTAATTAAATCATCAGATAGAAAGTGAGGTTCTGAAagtagatcataaccatatgtgtAGGCGTTTCAGAATTCAATCTGTTACTTGCATCTTAGGAtttactagtaagcttgcacgtgcaaatGCACGTCTCGACTAATATTACATACAAACATATGTGAGAATTAACATAGATAGAAAGATATTGTGTTTGTACCAAAAGTATTACAAATCAAGAAAATACGTTAACGTAACATATTATGCATATAGCCCAAAAAATAGGTAATGTTGTTTCCGTCGCCATTTAAATTAAGCTAACTGTTTCCAACAAGAAAAAATTTAATCAAGGTAAGCTTCATGAACACCAAAACAAAGAAGTTCTTCTCATAGATATGCACACGAATGTTGGATGATGATAAAGCAATCCAGCAAATGTGTGTACCTTAACCTCAACATTCGTCAACCCCAATGATGGCTTTTGTTGCAGTGTTATAAGTAACCTTGTGCACGGAATAGCCGacattcatcatcatcgtcatcatcatggcaGGTTTCTTCCTCTTTGGTGGTGTCCGAGCATTCTACGAGAACACAATTATTGAAATCAAGTAAACATTATGAATGTGGTTAATATTATGCTATACGGAAAGACAATACACCTTCAAGTTCAGCAGCCTGCCCCACAGGCTCGGAAATTCCATGTGCATCGGAGTCCTTGGAAATGTTTACTTGAATGTGGTCAATATTATGCTATACGGAAAATCAAGTAAACATGGCTGTCAATGACGCAACCTCCTTGAAAATGTGTCAACACCACCCAGAAAGAGCGGAAAAGTTGTCAAATGGAGCAAGGCATCCGCAATATGAATATGAAGTGGCGAATGCATGAAAATACACAGGCAAAGAGCTGAAGATTACTTGGTGAGGGGATGTTTGATCCACCTGGCGCCTCAGGATTGTTGGATTGGTCAGATAATGGGACAGTATGGCATTTTCCCATCTTGTACACACACTTCTTACGCAACAcagcttctttatcttctgcctttATCCCAACATATTGTTCTCTCATTCGCCGTTGTTTCTTCTGAGAAGATGTCTCTGACACAGATACATGGTTAGAATACTATATCTGTAAAATCAAAATGAGACAGTCAGTAAGGACTCGTGAGTCGTGAGTATACCTGTCATTTGGGCTGATCGAACTGAGTGTTTGACTGTTTGTACATGGCACATCCAGCAACGAAGGACCATGTGTTTCATGGACCTACTCATGGTCAATACTAACCAGAGATGCAGACTTCTTTTTTGAGTGGACCTCCCGGCGCTTCTGGTTGTATTCCGCTCTCTTGTGATCCGACATATGGACCCACCAATTTGGATCACTCTTTCGTTTTTGCTCCCACGAATCGTCGCCCGCTTGATTTGCATTCACATGAATATAGGCTTATTCATCGGCTCTTTAAACGGGCAACGTTCCCCTGATCATAACGGGGATGGAGGTGGATGATGATTCTCCTTCTATGTCATGTTTAAAGAAACAATGGATTAAAAAACAAATGGTGAACTTCTTTTATCATGCCAAGCACATAATGATGGTAAACCTCTTGACTAATTTATAATACACTTTGAATTTTGCAAGTTTTTTCTTAGTACTCTTTGATGTTCACAAGCTTTTTAGGACTCCCCCGTGGTATTTATATTTTGACAGCCATGTTAAGACGTTGTAAAACTCAAATCAAGCTCTATCCCTTAACAGGCTCAGTTTGGCATTCCGTTTGATTATAACAATTCAGCTTATGAAACCAGCTTTTGATGTTTGTTTGACCAACCATTAGTTGTGTGGCTATTTTCCCACAAGTGATTATTAAAATTGACATTTTTTTAAGAAACATACATCCTATAGTCTGTGGTAGACTTGAAGAAAGTTGCTACATGCAATCTGTACACACTTGAGGCAAGCATCTCAGAGAAAACTGAAAATGAAGCTTGAGGTCGCTGGGGGCGACCCCCACGGAGCAGCAGCGCCGGCATCCAGGGATCCCCTCCTCCGTCTCCCAGGCCAAGCACCTCCGAGCGACCAAAACGATGGCCCCTTGATCCAGATTCAAACCTGACATGATGAAGAAGAACGATACCAACTCTTGGTCTCCAGGACAAGGAAGTTTAGTTTTGCTCCTATACTTTCCTATGTACAACAACAATCAGTCTGTCTCTGCTGAATTCGAGTTTACGAATTCAGTCTGTGGGTTCTCTATCTAGTCCAGTCCAGTCCAACAAGActttatttgatttgtgttaaGAGATTTGTGAGACTGGTGCTGTTAATGAGTGCATGCGCGCCGATACATTGCAAGCAAGCTCCTTGCTGGACCTAGTCAATTTCCACCTATGTGCTAAGCTGAATTAGCAAACTCATGTTATCTCTATTACTGCTAATTAAGTACCATTCATTTACATGGTGGACCTTTAGCTCTACAATTCTCAACAATTACAGCTAATCTAGTCTGAATAGAAAACAAAAGCATGAGTTTCTTCTAATTATTCTAATCTGTGGTTTACCAAAAGGGAAATCACATGAGTTTCTTATAATTATTGTAATCTGTAAACACTTCAAGCAGGCAAACATCTAACAAAAAAGTGAATATGAAGCTCATTGCAGTGGTTTTCCAAACGAAAAATCACATGAGTTTCTTCTAATTATTCAATCTGTACACACTTCAAGCAGGCAAAAATCTAACAGAAAACTGAATATGAAGCTCATTGCAGTGGTTTTCCAAAAGGAAATTCACATGAATTTCTTCTAATTATTCTGTTGGCCTATCCTTGGTGTTTCATGAAATCAGAATCATTTGCTTGCTATTGAGTATGAGGTACACCCAAGACCCAACTGAGGGTTTGATGTTAAGGTAAAGAAAAACCTGATAAAAATTTGCCAGCTTATTAGTGGCTAGGGCCTGAACGTGGTGGCGGTGGCAGCACCCGAGGAAGAGGAGAGCCGCCGGCGGTGAGCCCGTGGGGCAGGAGAGGAGGAGCGGTGGGCGCTCACCGCCATGGGAGAAACAGCCGACC from Triticum dicoccoides isolate Atlit2015 ecotype Zavitan chromosome 6A, WEW_v2.0, whole genome shotgun sequence encodes:
- the LOC119315355 gene encoding tRNA ligase 1-like, whose amino-acid sequence is MRKCGGRLRIYAGPQKQLLLLLFLILKAPIQIHFLWKLLLFSCFVCSNGSIMISPLPGDVKTILDEVLSLFIHGRAELLEGWAQSQWEKRLREILFGNADYLKSIQVPFEVAVKEVVEQLKAVAKGDTKTPDTAKRRFGNIIFAAVTLSQADILGLVHQLRRTTLMSTIFLTA